The following proteins come from a genomic window of Actinopolyspora saharensis:
- a CDS encoding glutathione-independent formaldehyde dehydrogenase: MKAVVYQGPYDVAVQEVADPRLEDPTDVLVRITTSAICGSDLHMYEGRTDAQAGIVFGHENMGVIQEVGSAVTSLRQGDRVVLPFNVACGFCTNCRAGKSAFCLTVNPPGAGGAYGYVGMGPYSGGQAEYLRVPFADYNCVPLPPGEEHESDFALLADIFPTGYHSTVLAGVQPGETVAVYGAGPVGLMAAYSALLKGASRVFVVDKVPNRLQLVSRIGAEPIDYTRGDPAQQIADAVRDHGTDRGIDAVGYQATADKGEEQPALVLNQLVDTVRSTGTIGVVGLYLPSDPGAPNENAAKGELLFKIGRYFEKGQKMGTGQADAKQYAHQLRDMIIAGRAEPGFVVSQHLPLTGAPDAYSRFDKREEGYSKVLLQPGKSS; this comes from the coding sequence ATGAAGGCTGTGGTGTACCAGGGTCCGTACGACGTGGCGGTGCAGGAAGTCGCCGACCCACGACTCGAGGACCCCACGGACGTGCTGGTGCGGATCACCACGAGCGCGATCTGCGGCTCGGACCTGCACATGTACGAAGGACGGACCGACGCGCAGGCGGGCATCGTCTTCGGCCACGAGAACATGGGCGTCATCCAGGAGGTCGGCTCGGCGGTGACCAGCCTGCGCCAGGGCGACCGGGTGGTGCTGCCGTTCAACGTGGCCTGCGGGTTCTGCACCAACTGCCGAGCGGGCAAGAGCGCGTTCTGCCTGACCGTCAACCCGCCGGGAGCCGGCGGTGCCTACGGCTACGTGGGCATGGGCCCCTACTCGGGAGGTCAGGCCGAGTACCTGCGCGTTCCCTTCGCCGACTACAACTGCGTGCCGCTGCCCCCGGGCGAGGAGCACGAGAGCGACTTCGCGCTGCTGGCAGACATCTTCCCCACCGGGTATCACAGCACCGTGCTGGCCGGGGTCCAACCCGGTGAGACGGTCGCCGTCTACGGGGCGGGCCCGGTCGGGTTGATGGCGGCCTACTCCGCGCTGCTCAAGGGCGCCTCCCGGGTCTTCGTCGTCGACAAGGTCCCCAACCGCCTGCAGCTGGTCTCCCGGATCGGAGCCGAGCCGATCGACTACACCCGGGGGGACCCGGCCCAGCAGATCGCCGACGCGGTGCGCGACCACGGAACCGACCGGGGCATCGACGCGGTCGGCTACCAGGCCACCGCGGACAAGGGCGAGGAACAACCGGCCCTGGTGCTCAACCAGCTGGTCGACACCGTCCGGTCGACGGGAACGATCGGCGTGGTCGGGCTCTACCTGCCCTCCGACCCCGGCGCTCCCAACGAGAACGCCGCCAAGGGCGAACTCCTGTTCAAGATCGGGCGCTACTTCGAGAAGGGGCAGAAGATGGGCACCGGCCAGGCCGATGCCAAGCAGTACGCCCACCAGCTCCGCGACATGATCATCGCGGGGCGGGCCGAGCCCGGCTTCGTCGTCTCCCAGCACCTGCCACTGACCGGCGCGCCGGATGCGTACTCGCGCTTCGACAAGCGCGAGGAGGGCTACTCCAAGGTGCTGCTCCAGCCCGGCAAGTCGAGCTGA
- a CDS encoding GlcG/HbpS family heme-binding protein yields MAGGTPTADVTTEQANAIIQAGVQKAHDLDLLMNIAVVDVGGNLKAFTRMDGAWLGSIDIAIKKARTARLFDMPSGDLGPMAQPGQPLYHIEFSNGGLITFPGGIPLANGNGQVVGAVGASGSTVDNDQAVARAGVSAFDATGTQ; encoded by the coding sequence GGCCAACGCGATCATCCAGGCCGGTGTGCAGAAGGCGCACGACCTGGACCTACTCATGAACATCGCCGTGGTCGATGTGGGCGGAAACCTGAAAGCGTTCACACGCATGGACGGAGCCTGGCTGGGCAGCATCGACATAGCGATCAAGAAGGCCCGCACGGCACGTCTGTTCGACATGCCCAGCGGAGACCTCGGACCCATGGCCCAACCCGGCCAGCCGCTGTACCACATCGAGTTCTCCAACGGCGGACTGATCACCTTCCCCGGCGGGATCCCCCTCGCGAACGGAAACGGCCAGGTGGTGGGTGCCGTGGGCGCCAGCGGCAGCACCGTCGACAACGACCAAGCGGTCGCCCGCGCGGGCGTCTCGGCATTCGACGCGACAGGCACGCAGTGA